A genome region from Flavobacterium sp. CFS9 includes the following:
- the tssR gene encoding type VI secretion system protein TssR domain-containing protein: protein MKSSILLRYTSLICLLITSTLFSQVKNSTNVLKKTGETVNTYDNQEQKEKKRPELKMVFSDRNENKIYEEPYGAKVKNKAAILAPMYVIDEDKNYYEVVVADKKLIGKPKGTFSALRSKDNHFSKAKEVQYLGWIKKENVLEYGRAIQNQVNLKYVKYFVACNTLDNLVNSNNNVKKSTLLLKGDPNLETATKKGIKLNDFVYVYHINKTANSAFVSNSDDLMPKDTANFKFGWVPLQYLNPITDNVVVKLNPADTLKFSSGKINFHANELYRNTFFVNENQSSDAVGFDTTTKILLPVNVWNHDKNKITNLKGDDITIKTIEQIDVQSKTINFFYVFENNGSTKQYLKKTLSALQNLKLTTSSDLYANYNFTYSFIAKGKSKSYYLLRTSSFSKWFDLIEKSIKTPEEITKDNILPNNNINITQFLSAGPNYENNFFILAGLDGSINTVLQDNLSALAKNNAKLLYILFRNENSSDNQDFISQSKAYLSDASNANKKYIQNYYVDPKLVPKNDEFVYNGEADNEYIYNAPLKSNFNGGIVFPKLNGELTPETINKAIDTVISKTIKTNNALLKSLNQYKNEFSFLRSQPSATVKNIIENSPLKDSTSTDVPKKYKNETFAINAKDSLDNDLESKVHILLTENEIKQLIENYRELVSKEYTNENIDKVEILNFKDRCQTFASIIRKTEPLRNRNSLADLFYFKTRVFVNSSDLHTIRIKDIRKFKRKPADFRALFIGLNAKVEALEKMVRNSAFEVFDEESQLKHYYISKNMLL, encoded by the coding sequence ATGAAAAGCAGCATTTTACTTCGATATACGTCTTTAATTTGTTTATTGATCACAAGTACCCTTTTTTCGCAGGTTAAGAACAGCACAAACGTTCTGAAAAAAACAGGAGAAACCGTTAATACTTACGATAATCAGGAGCAAAAAGAAAAGAAAAGGCCGGAATTGAAAATGGTTTTTTCAGATCGAAATGAGAATAAAATTTATGAGGAACCTTATGGCGCTAAAGTAAAAAATAAGGCCGCTATTTTGGCTCCCATGTACGTTATTGATGAAGATAAGAATTATTATGAAGTTGTCGTTGCGGATAAAAAACTGATTGGAAAACCCAAAGGAACATTTTCTGCTTTAAGAAGTAAAGACAACCATTTTTCTAAAGCTAAAGAAGTACAATATCTGGGATGGATTAAAAAAGAAAATGTACTGGAATACGGCAGAGCGATTCAGAATCAGGTTAATTTAAAATATGTAAAGTATTTTGTGGCTTGTAATACGCTGGATAATTTAGTAAACAGTAACAATAACGTCAAAAAAAGTACCCTTCTGTTAAAAGGAGATCCTAACTTAGAAACTGCAACAAAAAAAGGGATAAAGCTAAATGACTTTGTGTATGTTTACCATATAAACAAAACGGCAAATTCAGCCTTTGTATCCAATTCTGATGATTTGATGCCAAAAGACACCGCTAATTTTAAGTTTGGTTGGGTTCCTTTGCAATATCTGAATCCCATAACAGACAATGTGGTGGTGAAACTGAATCCTGCTGATACGTTGAAGTTTTCTTCGGGTAAAATCAACTTTCATGCAAACGAACTGTACAGAAATACCTTTTTCGTAAATGAAAATCAATCCAGTGATGCTGTCGGATTCGATACCACCACTAAGATTTTATTACCAGTAAATGTCTGGAACCACGACAAAAATAAAATTACAAATTTAAAAGGAGACGATATTACCATAAAGACAATCGAGCAGATCGATGTGCAAAGTAAAACGATTAACTTTTTTTACGTTTTTGAGAACAACGGCAGTACCAAACAATACCTGAAAAAGACACTTTCGGCATTGCAAAATTTAAAACTAACGACTAGCAGTGACTTGTATGCCAATTATAATTTTACGTATTCGTTTATTGCGAAAGGGAAGTCTAAAAGTTATTATTTGCTTAGAACATCCTCTTTTTCAAAGTGGTTTGATTTAATTGAAAAAAGTATCAAAACACCGGAAGAAATTACAAAGGATAATATTTTACCCAACAATAACATAAACATCACTCAGTTTCTGAGTGCGGGACCAAATTACGAAAACAATTTTTTTATTCTCGCAGGATTAGACGGATCAATAAATACCGTTTTACAGGACAATCTGAGCGCATTGGCTAAGAATAATGCCAAGTTATTGTACATTCTTTTTAGAAATGAAAACAGTTCTGATAATCAGGATTTTATTTCGCAGAGTAAAGCCTATTTAAGTGATGCCAGTAATGCCAATAAAAAATACATTCAGAACTATTATGTAGATCCAAAACTGGTTCCTAAAAATGATGAATTTGTTTATAATGGTGAAGCGGATAATGAGTACATCTACAATGCTCCTTTAAAAAGTAATTTTAATGGCGGAATTGTATTTCCTAAGTTAAATGGGGAGCTTACTCCTGAAACGATCAACAAGGCCATTGATACCGTTATCAGTAAAACGATCAAGACTAACAATGCATTGCTAAAATCACTGAATCAGTATAAAAATGAATTTAGCTTTTTAAGAAGCCAGCCAAGTGCAACCGTTAAAAACATTATAGAAAATTCTCCTTTAAAAGACAGCACAAGTACAGATGTGCCTAAAAAGTATAAAAATGAAACCTTTGCGATAAATGCAAAAGATTCGCTGGATAATGATTTAGAAAGTAAAGTACACATTTTACTGACTGAAAATGAAATCAAACAGCTTATTGAAAATTATAGGGAGTTAGTAAGCAAGGAATATACCAATGAAAATATTGATAAAGTAGAGATTCTGAATTTTAAAGACAGGTGCCAGACATTTGCTTCAATTATCAGAAAGACTGAGCCATTGAGAAATAGAAATTCTTTGGCAGATCTGTTTTATTTTAAGACAAGAGTATTTGTAAACAGTTCTGATCTGCATACCATAAGAATTAAAGATATCAGGAAGTTTAAGAGAAAACCAGCCGATTTCAGGGCGCTGTTTATAGGCTTAAATGCTAAAGTGGAAGCCTTAGAGAAAATGGTCAGAAATAGTGCTTTTGAGGTTTTTGATGAGGAGTCTCAACTCAAACATTATTATATATCGAAAAATATGCTACTATAA